A window of the Gemmatimonadaceae bacterium genome harbors these coding sequences:
- a CDS encoding DegT/DnrJ/EryC1/StrS family aminotransferase, translating into MAVPLLDLRAQHATIRADVVAAMMQVVDDQAFILGSPVERLENAVAALSNTKFAIGCANGTDALLLALRALDVRHGDEIVTTPFTFFATAGAIHNVGARPVFADIDPDTFNISPQSAASAVTARTKAVIPVDLFGQIAPMDAVAAAIPGMPIIEDAAQSIGATRQIGGRTVRAGEAATIGTFSFFPSKNLGGYGDGGMIVTQDEGLAARLRRLRVHGGMKTYYHDEVGYNSRLDALQAAVLLAKLPHLESWSAARRRNAEYYNSAFSGLADARTPVIDPANVSIYNQYTLRVPRRDELQERLKSKGIGSSVYYPLPLHLQPCFAYLGYSEGAFPESEKAAREVISLPIYPELTTGQLDEVIEAVREFYGD; encoded by the coding sequence ATGGCCGTTCCTCTCCTAGACCTTCGCGCCCAGCACGCCACGATCCGCGCCGACGTAGTCGCCGCGATGATGCAGGTCGTGGACGATCAGGCGTTCATCCTCGGATCGCCCGTCGAGCGGCTGGAAAACGCCGTTGCGGCGCTGTCGAACACGAAGTTCGCCATCGGCTGCGCCAACGGCACCGACGCGCTGCTGCTGGCGCTGCGCGCGCTTGACGTCCGGCACGGCGACGAGATAGTGACGACCCCGTTCACATTCTTCGCGACCGCCGGCGCCATCCATAACGTCGGCGCGCGCCCCGTGTTCGCCGACATAGATCCAGACACCTTCAACATCTCGCCGCAGTCGGCGGCGTCGGCCGTCACCGCTCGCACGAAAGCGGTGATTCCGGTGGATCTTTTCGGCCAGATCGCGCCCATGGACGCGGTCGCCGCGGCCATTCCGGGGATGCCGATCATCGAGGATGCCGCGCAGTCCATCGGCGCCACTCGACAGATTGGAGGCCGAACCGTGCGTGCCGGAGAAGCGGCGACGATCGGAACGTTCAGCTTCTTTCCCTCGAAGAATCTCGGCGGTTACGGCGACGGCGGGATGATTGTGACGCAGGACGAAGGGCTCGCCGCGCGGCTGAGGCGTCTCCGCGTCCACGGCGGAATGAAGACGTACTATCACGACGAGGTCGGATACAACAGCCGGCTCGACGCGCTGCAGGCCGCGGTCTTGCTTGCCAAGCTGCCGCACCTCGAGAGCTGGAGCGCGGCACGGCGCAGAAACGCCGAGTACTACAACTCGGCGTTCTCGGGGCTCGCCGACGCAAGGACGCCGGTAATCGATCCTGCCAACGTGTCCATCTACAACCAGTACACGCTGCGCGTACCGCGCCGCGACGAGCTGCAGGAGCGTCTCAAGTCGAAGGGAATCGGGAGCTCCGTGTATTATCCGCTTCCACTGCACCTCCAGCCCTGCTTTGCGTATCTCGGATACTCGGAGGGCGCTTTCCCGGAGAGCGAGAAGGCGGCGAGGGAGGTCATCTCGCTCCCGATCTATCCCGAGCTGACCACGGGGCAGCTCGACGAAGTCATCGAGGCCGTGAGAGAGTTCTATGGCGACTGA
- a CDS encoding acyltransferase translates to MALGAGDGGDHVSDQPFIHESAYVDNGAVIGAGTKIWHFCHVNGGAVIGERCSLGQNVVVMNDVRIGNNVKIQNNVSVYDAVELEDDVFCGPSMVFTNVINPRSHVSRKDEYRRTLVKRGASIGANATIVCGVTLGEYAFIGAGSVVTADVPAYALVVGVPGRRIGWMCQCGVKLEAQRAAPRRDAEANADADADAKIMTCSACGTSYKNMGETIERVSGS, encoded by the coding sequence ATGGCACTCGGAGCTGGCGACGGGGGCGACCACGTGAGCGACCAGCCATTCATACACGAATCGGCGTACGTGGACAACGGCGCCGTAATCGGTGCCGGCACAAAGATCTGGCACTTCTGTCACGTGAACGGCGGCGCCGTGATCGGCGAGAGATGCTCCCTCGGTCAGAACGTCGTCGTGATGAACGACGTTCGCATCGGCAACAACGTGAAGATCCAGAACAACGTTTCGGTCTACGATGCGGTCGAGCTCGAGGACGACGTTTTCTGCGGGCCATCCATGGTGTTCACGAACGTCATCAATCCGCGCAGCCATGTGTCCCGGAAGGACGAGTACCGCAGGACGCTCGTGAAGCGCGGTGCGAGCATTGGCGCCAACGCGACGATCGTGTGCGGCGTGACCCTCGGGGAGTACGCGTTCATTGGAGCGGGGAGCGTCGTCACCGCTGACGTTCCTGCCTACGCGCTCGTCGTTGGCGTGCCGGGGCGCAGGATCGGCTGGATGTGCCAGTGCGGGGTGAAGCTCGAGGCGCAGAGGGCTGCGCCACGCAGAGACGCAGAGGCGAACGCAGACGCAGACGCAGACGCAAAGATCATGACCTGCTCAGCGTGCGGGACGAGCTACAAAAACATGGGCGAGACCATCGAAAGAGTGAGCGGCAGTTGA
- a CDS encoding Gfo/Idh/MocA family oxidoreductase codes for MSEEPGRTFRIALVGCGRISRNHVEAIARVDGLQLVAACDNDAARARAIAEPLGISWFTSYEKMLAEVECDVVTIATPSGLHAAQGVMAAQAGKHVVTEKPMSISLRSADKLVHACDAAHVHLFVVKQNRLNVPVQMLKRAVDKGRFGRLYMANCTVFWTRPQEYYDQAEWRGTWEFDGGAFMNQASHYVDLIQWVMGPVESVMAKTATLARRIETEDTGVAILRFRSGALGVIEVTMLTYPRNLEGSITVLGEKGTVKIGGTAVNRIEHWEFADSDPDDELVNSADSNPPNVYGYGHEGYYRNVLAVLRGDARPDTDGRAGRKSLELILGIYESAKTGGDVPLPLKV; via the coding sequence TTGAGTGAGGAACCCGGACGGACATTCCGCATCGCGCTCGTGGGGTGCGGACGGATCAGCAGGAATCACGTCGAGGCGATCGCGCGTGTTGACGGGCTCCAGCTCGTGGCCGCGTGTGACAACGATGCAGCCCGCGCGCGCGCGATCGCCGAGCCGCTGGGAATTTCGTGGTTCACTTCGTATGAGAAGATGCTCGCTGAAGTCGAATGCGACGTGGTGACGATTGCGACGCCTTCGGGACTGCATGCCGCCCAGGGGGTCATGGCGGCGCAGGCGGGAAAGCACGTCGTGACCGAGAAGCCGATGTCAATCTCGCTTCGCAGCGCCGACAAGCTCGTACATGCGTGCGACGCGGCTCACGTCCACCTGTTCGTCGTGAAGCAGAATCGGCTGAACGTTCCCGTTCAGATGCTCAAACGGGCGGTGGACAAGGGACGCTTCGGGCGGCTCTACATGGCGAACTGCACGGTGTTCTGGACCCGGCCGCAGGAGTACTACGATCAGGCCGAGTGGCGCGGAACGTGGGAGTTCGACGGCGGGGCGTTCATGAATCAGGCGTCGCATTACGTGGACCTGATTCAGTGGGTGATGGGACCGGTCGAAAGCGTGATGGCCAAGACGGCGACGCTCGCCCGTCGGATCGAGACCGAGGACACCGGAGTCGCCATCCTCCGATTCCGGTCAGGCGCGCTCGGCGTGATCGAGGTGACGATGCTCACCTATCCCCGGAACCTGGAGGGATCCATCACCGTTCTCGGAGAGAAGGGGACCGTGAAGATCGGCGGCACGGCCGTCAACAGGATCGAGCACTGGGAATTCGCCGACAGCGATCCCGACGACGAGCTGGTGAATTCAGCCGACAGCAATCCGCCGAACGTGTACGGCTACGGGCACGAGGGGTACTACCGGAACGTGCTGGCCGTGCTGCGCGGGGACGCCAGGCCCGACACCGATGGCCGCGCCGGGCGCAAGTCGCTCGAGCTCATCCTCGGCATCTACGAATCCGCGAAGACGGGGGGCGACGTGCCGCTCCCGCTGAAGGTATGA
- the carB gene encoding carbamoyl-phosphate synthase large subunit yields the protein MPRRDDLHRILLIGSGPIVIGQGAEFDYSGTQAAKALTEEGYEVILVNSNPATIMTDPEFADRTYIEPVTPEYVELVIEKERPDALLPTMGGQTALNVAMRLHENGVLAKYGVQLIGADARAIAMAEDRGQFADAMRRIGLAVPQGGIATTFDEALALVEMVDFPAIIRPAFTLGGTGGGIAYNRDEYEEIVRRGLELSPVSQVLVERSVIGWKEFELEVMRDGADNVVIVCSIENIDPMGVHTGDSITVAPAMTLTDREYQKMRDAAVAVIREIGVEAGGCNIQFAVNPANGEMLVIEMNPRVSRSSALASKATGFPIARIGAKLAVGYRLDEIPNDITKTTPASFEPVLDYVVVKCPRFAFEKFTAANPQLTTQMKSVGESMAIGRTFKEALQKGLRALETDRPGWATGALLADDRLPDDSIEALRGALRQPTPERIYQIKRAFDAGMTTKEIHELTQIDPWFLSQMEELVAAENEFSALGKVGADEMRRMKRMGFSDRQLAALRDSTEEAVRRHRWDLGVRPAYKMVDTCAGEFPSATPYLYSSYDEEDEAPRSGRKSVVILGSGPNRIGQGVEFDYCCVRASLALRDQGYETIMINSNPETVSTDFDISDKLYFEPLTLEHVLEIVERERPLGVIVQLGGQTPLKLTHGLEAAGVTILGTSSDAIDTAEDRRRFDAIARKLGVMQPPNGTATNVAEAVAVAERIGYPVLVRPSYVLGGRAMEIVYDAPSLEHYFERAARVSEERPVLIDRFLEDAFEADVDALADGETVVIGGIMQHIEDAGIHSGDSACVLPPYRIGEEDMQTMRDHTVAFAKALGVIGLINVQYAIKDGNVYVLEVNPRASRTVPFVSKAIGVPLAALAARTMLGEKLADMGFTEEIVPEYISVKEAVFPFAKFREFDPILGPEMRSTGEVMGVASSFGTAFAKAQLAADNRLPSKGTILLTVNDFDKKAVVPIARRFHEMGFSLLGTEGTARYLSASGIPVSRVFKVHEGRPHGIDLILNGDVQMLINTPFGKHAQQDDYTLRQAAIAHGVAYTTTLSAAAAACDAIESMRSQEPEVRSIQEWHSELATGATT from the coding sequence ATGCCCCGTCGCGATGATCTCCACCGCATCCTCCTCATCGGTTCCGGCCCGATCGTTATCGGGCAGGGAGCGGAGTTCGACTACTCCGGCACTCAAGCGGCCAAGGCGCTGACGGAAGAGGGTTACGAGGTCATCCTCGTGAACTCGAACCCGGCGACGATCATGACCGACCCGGAGTTCGCCGACCGAACCTACATCGAGCCGGTCACCCCCGAGTACGTCGAGCTGGTGATCGAGAAGGAGCGCCCCGACGCTCTCCTCCCGACGATGGGCGGGCAGACCGCCCTCAATGTCGCGATGAGGCTCCACGAGAACGGGGTGCTCGCGAAGTACGGCGTTCAACTCATCGGCGCCGACGCCCGCGCGATCGCGATGGCCGAGGACAGGGGACAGTTCGCCGATGCGATGCGGCGGATCGGGCTGGCGGTGCCGCAGGGCGGGATCGCGACGACATTCGACGAGGCGCTTGCGCTCGTCGAGATGGTCGACTTTCCGGCGATCATCCGCCCGGCGTTCACGCTCGGCGGAACCGGCGGCGGAATCGCCTACAACCGCGATGAGTACGAGGAGATCGTGCGCCGCGGACTCGAGCTCTCGCCGGTGAGCCAGGTGCTCGTCGAGCGCAGCGTCATCGGCTGGAAGGAGTTCGAGCTCGAGGTGATGCGCGACGGAGCGGACAACGTCGTCATCGTCTGCTCGATCGAGAACATCGATCCGATGGGAGTGCACACGGGCGACTCGATCACGGTGGCGCCGGCAATGACGCTCACTGACCGCGAGTACCAGAAGATGCGCGACGCGGCGGTCGCCGTCATCCGCGAGATCGGCGTCGAGGCGGGTGGCTGCAACATCCAGTTCGCAGTCAATCCAGCCAATGGCGAGATGCTGGTGATCGAGATGAACCCGCGCGTGTCGCGGTCGTCCGCGCTCGCGTCAAAGGCGACGGGCTTCCCGATCGCGCGCATCGGCGCCAAGCTTGCGGTCGGATACCGGCTCGACGAGATCCCCAACGACATCACGAAGACGACACCAGCGTCGTTCGAGCCGGTGCTCGACTACGTCGTCGTCAAGTGCCCGCGGTTCGCCTTCGAGAAGTTCACCGCCGCCAATCCGCAGCTCACGACGCAGATGAAATCCGTCGGCGAGTCCATGGCCATCGGGCGGACGTTCAAGGAGGCGCTGCAGAAAGGACTGCGTGCTCTCGAAACGGACCGCCCGGGCTGGGCCACCGGCGCGCTCCTCGCGGATGACCGTCTGCCCGACGATTCCATCGAGGCACTTCGCGGCGCGCTCAGGCAGCCGACGCCGGAACGGATCTATCAGATCAAGCGCGCATTCGACGCGGGCATGACGACGAAGGAAATCCACGAGCTGACGCAGATCGATCCGTGGTTCCTCTCGCAGATGGAAGAGCTGGTCGCGGCCGAGAACGAGTTCTCCGCGCTCGGAAAGGTTGGCGCGGACGAGATGCGCCGCATGAAGCGCATGGGGTTTTCCGACCGCCAGCTCGCCGCTTTGCGGGACAGCACGGAGGAAGCGGTTCGCCGTCACCGCTGGGACCTGGGCGTCAGGCCGGCTTACAAGATGGTGGACACGTGCGCGGGCGAGTTTCCGTCGGCCACCCCCTACCTCTACAGCAGCTATGACGAGGAGGACGAGGCGCCGCGTTCCGGCCGGAAGTCGGTCGTGATTCTCGGCAGCGGGCCCAATCGCATCGGGCAGGGAGTTGAATTCGATTACTGCTGCGTCCGCGCCTCGCTTGCGCTTCGGGACCAGGGTTACGAGACGATCATGATCAACTCGAATCCTGAAACTGTCTCCACCGACTTCGACATCTCGGACAAGCTGTACTTCGAGCCCCTCACCCTCGAGCACGTTCTCGAGATCGTCGAGCGGGAAAGGCCGCTCGGCGTGATCGTGCAGCTCGGCGGGCAGACTCCGCTCAAGCTCACGCACGGGCTCGAGGCGGCGGGAGTGACGATTCTCGGAACGTCCTCCGACGCGATCGACACCGCCGAAGACCGGCGGCGCTTCGATGCCATCGCGCGGAAGCTTGGCGTCATGCAGCCGCCCAACGGCACGGCGACCAACGTCGCCGAAGCCGTCGCCGTTGCCGAGAGGATCGGGTATCCCGTGCTCGTACGCCCGTCGTACGTACTTGGCGGGCGGGCGATGGAGATCGTGTACGACGCGCCGTCGCTCGAGCATTATTTCGAGCGTGCCGCCCGCGTATCCGAGGAAAGGCCGGTGCTCATTGACCGGTTTCTCGAGGACGCGTTCGAAGCCGACGTCGACGCCCTCGCCGACGGAGAGACCGTCGTGATCGGCGGCATCATGCAGCACATCGAGGACGCGGGCATCCATTCCGGAGACTCGGCCTGCGTGCTGCCGCCGTATCGCATCGGCGAAGAGGACATGCAGACGATGCGCGACCACACCGTCGCGTTCGCGAAGGCGCTCGGCGTGATCGGGCTGATAAATGTCCAGTATGCAATCAAGGACGGCAACGTTTACGTGCTGGAGGTGAATCCCCGCGCAAGCCGGACGGTTCCGTTCGTCTCGAAGGCGATCGGTGTGCCTCTCGCCGCCCTCGCCGCGCGCACAATGCTGGGCGAGAAGCTCGCCGACATGGGCTTCACCGAGGAGATTGTGCCCGAATACATATCGGTGAAGGAGGCGGTGTTCCCGTTCGCCAAGTTCCGCGAGTTCGATCCGATCCTCGGGCCGGAGATGCGCTCTACCGGTGAGGTCATGGGAGTCGCGTCGTCATTCGGCACGGCGTTCGCAAAGGCGCAGCTCGCGGCGGACAACCGTCTCCCGTCGAAGGGGACGATCCTTCTCACCGTCAACGACTTCGACAAGAAGGCGGTGGTCCCCATCGCGCGCCGCTTCCACGAAATGGGATTCAGTCTCCTCGGCACCGAGGGAACGGCGCGGTACCTGAGCGCCAGTGGAATTCCCGTGTCGCGCGTATTCAAGGTGCATGAGGGAAGGCCGCACGGCATAGATCTCATCCTGAACGGCGACGTGCAGATGCTCATCAACACGCCGTTCGGAAAGCATGCGCAGCAGGACGACTATACGCTGCGACAGGCGGCGATCGCGCACGGTGTGGCGTACACGACGACGCTTTCGGCGGCGGCGGCCGCGTGCGACGCAATCGAGTCCATGCGCTCCCAGGAGCCGGAAGTGCGGTCCATCCAGGAATGGCACTCGGAGCTGGCGACGGGGGCGACCACGTGA
- a CDS encoding nucleotide sugar dehydrogenase, translating to MATEAKKGATTMKSQLLEKLEGRTACIGVVGLGYVGLPLALEFAKAGFRVIGYDVSERVVAGLATGKSHIQDVSSDELGAVIASGKFEATSDESRLREMDAISIAVPTPLAKTRDPDMTYVIAAADAIARNCHPGLLIVLESTTYPGTTRELMQPRLESAGLTVGEDVFLAFSPERVDPGNTVWNTKNTPKVVGGITAACTEVASALYASCLESIVPVSSTETAELVKLLENTFRSVNIGLVNEMQIVCDKLGVNVWEVIDAAATKPFGFMKFTPGPGIGGHCIPLDPHYLAWKMRTLNYKTRFIDLASEINSEMPALVVKRVAQALNTERKPLNGSRVLVLGVAYKKDIDDMRESPALDIIKLLEDQSADVVYHDPHVPSFREDGHERHSVELTDAELSRADAVVIITDHSVIDYQRVVRLARVIVDTRNATAGLARPESVAAPGAKRPDLAIA from the coding sequence ATGGCGACTGAGGCGAAGAAGGGCGCGACGACGATGAAGAGCCAGCTGCTGGAGAAGCTGGAAGGGAGGACGGCCTGTATCGGCGTCGTCGGACTGGGCTATGTCGGACTGCCGCTGGCGCTCGAGTTCGCCAAGGCCGGCTTCCGGGTGATCGGGTACGATGTGAGCGAGCGAGTGGTGGCCGGACTGGCGACAGGGAAGTCGCACATCCAGGACGTCTCGAGCGATGAGCTGGGCGCGGTCATCGCGTCCGGGAAGTTCGAGGCGACGTCGGACGAGTCGCGGCTCCGGGAGATGGATGCGATATCCATCGCTGTGCCGACACCGCTGGCGAAGACTCGCGACCCCGACATGACGTACGTCATCGCGGCGGCCGATGCCATCGCGCGCAACTGCCATCCGGGCCTGCTGATCGTGCTCGAGAGCACGACTTATCCGGGGACGACCCGCGAGCTGATGCAACCCCGGCTCGAATCCGCGGGACTGACAGTTGGCGAGGACGTCTTCCTCGCCTTCAGCCCCGAGCGGGTGGACCCGGGCAATACGGTCTGGAACACGAAGAACACGCCCAAGGTCGTCGGTGGAATAACCGCTGCCTGCACCGAGGTCGCGAGCGCACTTTACGCGTCGTGCCTGGAGAGTATCGTGCCAGTGTCAAGCACCGAGACGGCGGAGCTGGTGAAGCTGCTGGAAAACACATTCAGGTCGGTGAACATCGGACTCGTCAACGAGATGCAGATCGTGTGCGACAAGCTGGGCGTCAATGTGTGGGAAGTGATTGATGCGGCGGCGACGAAGCCATTCGGCTTCATGAAGTTCACTCCCGGCCCGGGAATCGGCGGCCACTGCATTCCGCTCGATCCGCACTATCTCGCGTGGAAGATGCGGACGCTGAACTACAAGACGCGCTTCATTGACCTGGCGAGCGAGATCAACAGCGAGATGCCGGCCCTCGTGGTAAAGCGCGTGGCTCAGGCGCTCAACACCGAGCGCAAGCCGCTCAACGGCAGCCGGGTGCTCGTGCTCGGCGTGGCGTACAAGAAGGACATTGACGACATGCGCGAGAGCCCGGCGCTCGACATCATCAAGCTGCTGGAGGATCAGAGCGCCGACGTCGTCTACCATGATCCGCATGTGCCGTCGTTCAGGGAGGACGGGCACGAGCGCCACAGCGTGGAGCTGACCGACGCGGAGCTGTCGCGTGCGGACGCGGTGGTCATCATCACCGATCACTCGGTGATCGATTATCAGCGGGTTGTGCGCCTCGCGCGCGTCATCGTGGACACGCGCAACGCCACCGCCGGACTCGCGCGGCCGGAAAGTGTCGCGGCGCCCGGCGCGAAGCGGCCCGACCTCGCAATCGCCTGA
- a CDS encoding DNA-directed RNA polymerase subunit alpha yields MANAIDLKGLVRPQLVEATKREDNPNAAEFRLQPLERGFGHTLGNAMRRMLLSSLRGSAVWGIRIDGVLHEHQTIPGVVEDVHQIIGNLKNLTLALDEDKEDTILRISRGESGAVTSGDIEADPGVTILDRSQHLFTLQDDRDINVELYVNKGRGYVEADQHVVDKSLPVDVVRIDSIYNPVRRANFAVAETRVGQRTDYDRLTLTVETDGTISPEEAVSYAAALAQTHFQYFAGFGSHSSAPLTAGTEMPGGDAQRLATDLRTPIDDFELSVRSVNSLKNSGIRTLGDLVKMTESQVLQVKNFGKKSLNEIVDLLEKHKLNFGMKFEETPDGVRITDPGTPPNRNVATAAADEDEE; encoded by the coding sequence ATGGCTAACGCAATAGATCTCAAGGGACTTGTCCGTCCGCAGCTCGTCGAGGCGACGAAGCGCGAAGACAATCCGAACGCTGCAGAGTTCCGCCTCCAGCCGCTGGAGCGCGGATTCGGCCACACGCTGGGCAACGCCATGCGTCGCATGCTGCTGTCGTCCCTCCGCGGATCCGCGGTGTGGGGCATCCGCATTGACGGAGTGCTGCACGAGCACCAGACGATTCCCGGAGTCGTCGAGGACGTGCACCAGATCATCGGCAATCTCAAGAACCTGACGCTCGCGCTGGACGAGGATAAGGAAGACACGATCCTCCGCATCTCCAGGGGAGAGTCGGGCGCCGTGACATCCGGCGACATCGAGGCTGATCCCGGCGTCACGATCCTCGACCGCAGCCAACACCTCTTCACGCTCCAGGACGACCGCGACATCAACGTCGAGCTGTACGTCAACAAGGGACGCGGCTATGTCGAGGCCGACCAGCACGTCGTGGACAAGAGCCTTCCCGTGGACGTCGTCCGCATCGACTCGATCTACAACCCGGTCCGCCGTGCCAACTTCGCGGTCGCCGAGACCCGCGTCGGACAGCGCACCGACTACGATCGCCTGACGCTGACCGTCGAGACAGACGGCACGATCTCACCTGAAGAGGCGGTGAGCTACGCCGCGGCCCTCGCGCAGACGCACTTCCAGTACTTTGCGGGCTTCGGCTCGCACTCGTCGGCGCCGCTGACCGCGGGAACGGAGATGCCGGGCGGCGACGCACAGCGCCTCGCGACCGATCTGCGCACGCCGATCGACGATTTCGAGCTTTCGGTGAGGTCGGTCAACTCGCTCAAGAACTCGGGAATCCGGACCCTCGGCGATCTGGTGAAGATGACCGAGAGCCAGGTCCTGCAGGTCAAGAACTTCGGCAAGAAGTCTCTCAACGAGATCGTGGATCTCCTCGAGAAGCACAAGCTGAATTTCGGCATGAAGTTCGAGGAGACGCCGGACGGTGTGCGTATCACCGACCCCGGCACTCCGCCCAACCGTAACGTCGCGACGGCCGCTGCCGACGAAGACGAGGAGTAA
- the rpsK gene encoding 30S ribosomal protein S11 codes for MAIGKKTKRIIEAEGVAHVSATFNNTTITITDAHGNTISWGSSGKAGFKGSKKSTPFAATVAGEQAGREAVTLGVRRVHVRVQGPGSGRESAIQALVSAGLQVKSIKDVTPIPHNGCRPPKRRRV; via the coding sequence ATGGCTATCGGAAAGAAGACCAAGCGCATCATCGAGGCGGAAGGGGTCGCTCACGTCAGCGCCACCTTCAACAACACCACGATCACAATTACCGACGCCCACGGGAACACGATCTCCTGGGGCTCGTCGGGCAAGGCCGGCTTCAAGGGCTCGAAGAAGTCCACCCCGTTCGCGGCGACCGTCGCCGGCGAGCAGGCTGGGCGCGAGGCCGTCACGCTCGGCGTTCGCCGCGTGCATGTCCGCGTGCAGGGACCGGGCTCGGGTCGTGAGTCAGCCATCCAGGCCCTCGTCTCCGCCGGACTCCAGGTCAAATCGATCAAGGATGTGACGCCGATTCCGCACAACGGCTGCCGTCCTCCCAAGCGCCGGAGAGTCTGA
- the rpmB gene encoding 50S ribosomal protein L28: MAPINRSRCYVCDKGVAFGNNVSHANNRTRRTWKPNLQVARIVVDGKITKVKVCTRCLHAGKVQRAPRGVSAA; this comes from the coding sequence ATGGCACCGATCAACAGAAGCCGCTGCTATGTGTGCGACAAGGGCGTCGCTTTCGGCAACAACGTCTCGCACGCCAACAACAGGACGCGCCGCACGTGGAAGCCGAATCTCCAGGTCGCCCGCATCGTGGTGGACGGGAAGATCACCAAGGTGAAGGTCTGCACCCGCTGCCTGCACGCCGGAAAGGTCCAGCGTGCCCCACGTGGCGTCTCGGCTGCGTAG
- the rpsD gene encoding 30S ribosomal protein S4: protein MRYTGPSCRQCRREGTKLFLKGTKCFTEKCPVERRPTPPGQHGASTARRRKMSEYSKQLREKQKIKRIYGVSEKQFRNTFERVASQPGITGHNLLAALESRLDNVVYRMGFASSRKAARQLVSHRHVEINQKPVDIPSYIVAPGEEVRVRMKSREQVSVMVAMDQSSRGAPLSWIAVDKGTLSGRMLERPTRPNIPIAAQEQLVVELYSK from the coding sequence ATGCGTTATACAGGACCCAGCTGCCGTCAGTGCCGCCGCGAAGGAACCAAGCTGTTCCTCAAGGGCACCAAGTGTTTCACCGAGAAGTGCCCCGTCGAGCGTCGTCCGACGCCCCCGGGACAGCACGGTGCGAGCACTGCCCGCCGCCGCAAGATGTCGGAGTACTCCAAGCAGCTCCGTGAGAAGCAGAAGATCAAGCGCATCTACGGCGTGAGCGAGAAGCAGTTCCGTAACACTTTCGAGCGCGTCGCATCGCAGCCCGGAATCACCGGACACAATCTTCTCGCCGCTCTGGAGAGCCGCCTCGACAACGTCGTGTACCGCATGGGCTTCGCGTCCAGCCGCAAGGCCGCGCGCCAGCTCGTCAGCCACCGCCACGTCGAGATCAACCAGAAGCCGGTGGACATCCCGAGCTACATCGTCGCTCCGGGTGAGGAAGTCCGCGTGCGCATGAAGTCCCGCGAGCAGGTCTCCGTCATGGTCGCGATGGACCAGTCGAGCCGCGGCGCGCCGCTCTCGTGGATCGCCGTGGACAAGGGCACACTCAGCGGCCGGATGCTGGAGCGTCCGACCCGCCCGAACATTCCGATCGCGGCGCAGGAACAACTCGTCGTCGAGCTCTACTCGAAGTAA
- the rplQ gene encoding 50S ribosomal protein L17, with the protein MRHRKKGRSLKRTAEQKLALMRGLAMALIERGAIETTEARAKELRPFVERLITKARSGTLHDRRLTGRHVQVRGLNDKLFNEIGPKFASRAGGYTRILKTSHRKGDGAEMARIELVD; encoded by the coding sequence ATGCGTCACCGTAAGAAAGGCCGTTCACTCAAGCGCACAGCCGAGCAGAAGCTGGCCCTCATGAGAGGTCTCGCCATGGCTCTGATCGAGCGCGGCGCGATCGAGACGACCGAGGCGCGCGCGAAAGAACTGCGTCCGTTCGTCGAGAGACTGATCACCAAGGCCCGCTCGGGCACGCTGCATGACCGGCGCCTCACCGGACGTCACGTCCAGGTCCGCGGTCTGAACGACAAGCTGTTCAACGAGATCGGCCCGAAGTTCGCTTCGCGCGCCGGCGGATACACGCGCATCCTGAAGACCAGCCACCGCAAGGGTGATGGCGCAGAGATGGCTCGCATCGAACTGGTGGACTGA